One Frankia alni ACN14a DNA window includes the following coding sequences:
- a CDS encoding phenylacetate--CoA ligase family protein, whose product MAGALGQAVDQRFWNRATQTADRERLDALHLARIRHLVGWAYDHSPLHRRIYDAAGVKPADIRTWDDYHHRLPFTDKPDYVRDQESSESGFGGLALGPEHWQQYFHTTGTTGRFLHEAFSQFEMHKAGTQLCYGLWSQGARPRDSIYFCFDFGMWVGLWTYYWGARNLGLTIVSGGGATGEQRVRQILERRPAIVCGTPTYLLHLAEIAERAGLDLRRAGVRILAGGGEAGLSVPRIRDRLAEAWGAERIHDAYGIGEALFIGQSCDVWAGGVHAIEDVCHSYSVDPASGEPVTDSDGVGEHVITSYTHLVQPFIKYRTHDLVRIDDRPDHGCGWTWKHFPGVVLGRSDFMVTIRGVNVYPTAVENLISEVPGLTHHYELHLSRRDGMDRMLVRAEAAAGVGALADLAARLSAHLRDHLGVRLETEIVHAGTLPRYELKTKRIFDAREPGARATTTRERR is encoded by the coding sequence ATGGCAGGGGCGTTAGGCCAGGCCGTCGACCAGCGGTTCTGGAACCGGGCGACGCAGACCGCCGATCGGGAACGGCTCGACGCGCTGCACCTCGCCCGGATCCGCCACCTGGTCGGCTGGGCCTACGACCACTCCCCGCTGCACCGGCGGATCTACGACGCGGCGGGGGTGAAGCCCGCCGACATCCGCACCTGGGACGACTACCATCACCGGCTGCCGTTCACCGACAAGCCCGACTACGTCCGCGACCAGGAGAGCTCGGAGTCGGGTTTCGGCGGCCTGGCGCTCGGCCCGGAACACTGGCAGCAGTACTTCCACACCACGGGCACCACCGGCCGGTTCCTGCACGAGGCGTTCAGCCAGTTCGAGATGCACAAGGCGGGCACCCAGCTCTGCTACGGCCTGTGGAGCCAGGGCGCCCGGCCACGGGACTCGATCTACTTCTGCTTCGACTTCGGCATGTGGGTCGGGCTGTGGACGTACTACTGGGGGGCGCGCAACCTCGGCCTGACCATCGTCTCCGGCGGCGGGGCCACCGGGGAGCAGCGGGTCCGCCAGATCCTCGAACGCCGCCCCGCCATCGTCTGCGGCACCCCCACCTACCTGCTGCACCTGGCCGAGATCGCCGAGCGGGCGGGTCTGGACCTGCGCCGCGCCGGGGTGCGCATCCTCGCCGGCGGCGGCGAGGCGGGTCTGTCGGTGCCGCGCATCCGCGACCGACTCGCCGAGGCCTGGGGCGCCGAGCGGATCCACGACGCCTACGGCATCGGGGAGGCGCTGTTCATCGGCCAGTCGTGCGACGTGTGGGCCGGCGGGGTGCACGCGATCGAGGACGTCTGCCACTCGTACTCGGTGGATCCCGCCTCGGGCGAGCCGGTCACCGACTCGGACGGGGTCGGCGAGCACGTCATCACCAGCTACACCCATCTCGTGCAGCCGTTCATCAAGTACCGCACGCACGACCTCGTGCGCATCGACGACCGTCCCGACCACGGCTGCGGGTGGACGTGGAAGCACTTCCCCGGCGTCGTGCTCGGCCGGTCCGACTTCATGGTCACGATCCGCGGAGTCAACGTGTACCCGACCGCGGTGGAGAACCTGATCAGCGAGGTCCCCGGCCTGACGCACCACTACGAGCTGCACCTGTCCCGCCGCGACGGCATGGATCGGATGCTCGTCCGGGCCGAGGCCGCGGCGGGGGTCGGCGCGCTGGCCGACCTGGCCGCGCGGCTGTCCGCGCACCTGCGCGACCACCTCGGCGTCCGGCTGGAGACCGAGATCGTCCATGCCGGGACGCTGCCGCGCTACGAGCTGAAGACCAAACGGATCTTCGACGCCCGCGAGCCGGGCGCACGAGCCACCACCACCCGAGAGAGGCGCTGA
- a CDS encoding enoyl-CoA hydratase/isomerase family protein, with protein MGHEYITLDDEPRGVRVLTLNRPDRMNSWNAAMRQELRDAVEDTALDPGVRVLIITGAGGRAFSAGEDVSGMGDLTALGTRGFRAHARRIHDVFDTIEAMEIPVIAAVDGVAAGGGFELALSCDFRVAGDKARFVMPEAKVGLIPGSGGCSRLVTYVGRGRAKELVMLGGTLRPDAALQLGLVTEVVPAGTALDAARAMADRLAAMAPLALGMAKLVLNTCADVDGETGRRLERLGQSVLKTTEDHREGAAAFIEKRTAQWQGR; from the coding sequence ATGGGGCACGAGTACATCACCCTGGACGACGAGCCCCGCGGCGTGCGGGTGCTCACGCTGAACCGGCCGGACCGGATGAACTCCTGGAACGCGGCGATGCGCCAGGAGCTGCGCGACGCCGTCGAGGACACCGCCCTCGACCCGGGGGTACGCGTCCTGATCATCACCGGCGCGGGCGGGCGCGCGTTCTCCGCCGGCGAGGACGTCAGCGGCATGGGCGACCTCACCGCGCTCGGCACCCGCGGGTTCCGCGCGCACGCCCGGCGCATCCACGACGTCTTCGACACGATCGAGGCGATGGAGATCCCGGTGATCGCCGCCGTCGACGGGGTGGCCGCGGGCGGCGGCTTCGAGCTGGCACTGTCCTGCGACTTCCGGGTGGCCGGCGACAAGGCCCGGTTCGTCATGCCGGAGGCGAAGGTCGGCCTCATCCCCGGGTCGGGCGGCTGTTCGCGGCTCGTCACGTACGTGGGGCGGGGCCGGGCCAAGGAACTGGTCATGCTCGGCGGCACGCTGCGTCCCGACGCCGCGTTGCAGCTCGGCCTGGTCACCGAGGTCGTCCCGGCCGGTACGGCGCTGGACGCCGCCCGGGCGATGGCCGACCGGCTCGCCGCGATGGCGCCGCTCGCCCTCGGCATGGCCAAGCTCGTGCTCAACACCTGCGCGGACGTCGACGGCGAGACCGGCCGCCGGCTGGAACGCCTCGGCCAGAGCGTGCTCAAGACCACCGAGGACCACCGCGAGGGCGCCGCCGCGTTCATCGAGAAGCGGACCGCGCAATGGCAGGGGCGTTAG
- a CDS encoding MaoC family dehydratase, whose amino-acid sequence MTQDDSATLTPGENVALGERTRGPVTRVQIARYAGAVGDFNPVHVDDEFARASGLPSVIAHGPLTVTLALDAVVEQLGPQALRSAKARLSAPVFPGDELTVVPTADGVEVRKADGTVAATVRLETGRVETGTR is encoded by the coding sequence GTGACCCAGGACGACAGCGCGACACTCACCCCCGGCGAGAACGTGGCCCTCGGCGAGCGCACGCGCGGCCCCGTGACCCGCGTGCAGATCGCCCGCTACGCCGGCGCGGTGGGCGACTTCAACCCCGTCCACGTCGACGACGAGTTCGCCCGCGCCTCCGGGCTGCCGTCGGTGATCGCGCACGGCCCGCTCACCGTGACGCTGGCGCTGGACGCCGTGGTCGAGCAGCTCGGCCCCCAGGCCCTGCGGTCGGCGAAGGCCCGGCTGTCCGCGCCGGTCTTCCCCGGCGACGAGCTGACGGTGGTGCCCACCGCCGACGGCGTCGAGGTCCGCAAGGCCGACGGCACCGTGGCGGCGACGGTCCGCCTGGAAACGGGCCGGGTGGAGACGGGGACCCGCTGA
- a CDS encoding FAS1-like dehydratase domain-containing protein encodes MDESAKGRTLVEDDLTVSPDVLAALARAVGSPAGTATATLVPYFGASVGGESTAVDGLGLDLSRALLAGIDYDWRRPFTPGERVHVRVTVEDVFRKGANQFGLLAAEFTDAAGDLVQRQTVTFIERGSSK; translated from the coding sequence ATGGACGAAAGCGCCAAGGGCAGAACCCTGGTCGAGGACGACCTCACGGTCTCCCCCGACGTGCTCGCCGCACTGGCCCGGGCCGTCGGCAGCCCCGCGGGGACGGCGACGGCCACCCTCGTGCCCTACTTCGGCGCGTCGGTCGGCGGCGAGTCGACGGCGGTCGACGGCCTCGGCCTCGACCTGTCCCGCGCCCTGCTCGCCGGCATCGACTACGACTGGCGCCGGCCCTTCACCCCCGGTGAGCGGGTGCACGTGCGGGTCACCGTGGAGGACGTCTTCCGCAAGGGCGCCAACCAGTTCGGCCTGCTCGCCGCCGAGTTCACCGACGCGGCCGGCGACCTCGTGCAGCGCCAGACCGTCACCTTCATCGAGCGTGGGAGCAGCAAGTGA
- a CDS encoding SDR family NAD(P)-dependent oxidoreductase, whose translation MSIVRESGRRPSGGAVAADAPAGRNPFDLTGHVSVVTGGNGGIGLGIAGGLAAAGAHVCVWGTNPAKNAAAVERIAAAGGLATGHLCDVGDEDQVVAAMGEVAATFGRLDSCFVNAGVASQFHPLLETSLAEFREVTRVDLDGAFVTLREAARAMVRFGNGGSLVATASLAVLQGQARAYSYGASKAGLTAMIRAAAVELARHDIRANAILPGWTDSPMTHQGLHDERFTERVLPRMPVRRWGRPEDFAGIAVYLASPASAFHTGDSILLDGGYAAF comes from the coding sequence ATGAGCATCGTGCGGGAGTCGGGCCGGCGGCCGTCGGGCGGCGCCGTGGCGGCGGACGCGCCCGCCGGGCGCAACCCGTTCGACCTGACCGGCCACGTCAGCGTGGTGACCGGCGGCAACGGCGGGATCGGGCTGGGCATCGCGGGCGGGCTCGCCGCGGCCGGCGCCCACGTCTGCGTCTGGGGGACCAACCCGGCCAAGAACGCCGCCGCCGTCGAACGCATCGCCGCGGCGGGCGGGCTGGCCACCGGCCATCTCTGCGACGTCGGCGACGAGGACCAGGTGGTCGCGGCGATGGGCGAGGTCGCCGCGACCTTCGGCCGGCTCGACTCCTGCTTCGTCAACGCCGGGGTCGCGTCCCAGTTCCACCCGCTGCTGGAGACCTCGCTCGCCGAGTTCCGCGAGGTGACGCGGGTCGACCTCGACGGGGCGTTCGTGACCCTGCGGGAGGCGGCCCGCGCGATGGTGCGCTTCGGCAACGGGGGAAGCCTCGTCGCCACGGCCAGCCTCGCGGTCCTGCAGGGGCAGGCCCGCGCCTACTCCTACGGCGCCAGCAAGGCCGGGCTGACCGCCATGATCCGGGCGGCCGCGGTGGAGCTGGCCCGCCACGACATCCGGGCGAACGCCATCCTGCCCGGCTGGACGGACTCGCCCATGACCCACCAGGGCCTGCACGACGAACGGTTCACCGAGCGGGTGCTGCCGCGCATGCCCGTGCGCCGCTGGGGCCGCCCGGAGGACTTCGCCGGCATCGCCGTCTACCTGGCCTCGCCCGCGTCCGCCTTCCACACCGGCGACAGCATCCTGCTCGACGGCGGCTACGCCGCCTTCTGA
- a CDS encoding 3-hydroxyacyl-CoA dehydrogenase, whose translation MDISGSIALVTGGASGLGLATARRLLAAGARVVLLDLPSSAGDAVAKELGDDARFVAADVTQPEEVGAALDAAVAFGPLRVVVNCAGTGNAIRVLGRGGVFPLEAFAKVIHVNLIGTFNVIRLAAERIATVEPVDGDRGVIVNTASVAAFEGQIGQAAYSASKGGVAAMTLPIARDLADKAIRVVTIAPGLFETPMLGGLSEQARESLGRQVPHPSRLGNPDEYAALVEHIVANPMLNGEVIRLDGAIRMAPR comes from the coding sequence ATGGACATCTCAGGCAGCATCGCTCTGGTGACCGGCGGCGCGTCCGGACTCGGCCTCGCCACGGCGCGGCGCCTGCTGGCGGCCGGGGCGAGGGTGGTGCTGCTCGACCTGCCGAGTTCCGCCGGGGACGCCGTCGCCAAGGAGCTCGGCGACGACGCCCGGTTCGTCGCCGCCGACGTCACCCAGCCCGAGGAGGTCGGCGCCGCCCTCGACGCCGCCGTCGCCTTCGGCCCGCTGCGGGTCGTGGTCAACTGCGCCGGCACCGGCAACGCGATCCGGGTGCTGGGGCGGGGCGGCGTGTTCCCGCTGGAGGCCTTCGCGAAGGTGATCCACGTCAACCTCATCGGGACGTTCAACGTCATCCGGCTCGCCGCCGAGCGGATCGCCACGGTCGAGCCGGTCGACGGCGACCGCGGCGTGATCGTCAACACCGCCTCCGTGGCCGCGTTCGAGGGGCAGATCGGGCAGGCCGCCTACTCGGCGTCCAAGGGCGGCGTCGCCGCCATGACGCTGCCCATCGCCCGGGACCTCGCCGACAAGGCGATCCGGGTGGTCACCATCGCGCCGGGCCTGTTCGAGACGCCGATGCTGGGCGGGCTGTCCGAGCAGGCCCGGGAGTCGCTGGGGCGGCAGGTCCCGCATCCGAGCCGGCTGGGCAACCCGGACGAGTACGCGGCCCTGGTCGAGCACATCGTCGCGAACCCGATGCTCAACGGCGAGGTGATCCGCCTCGACGGCGCGATCCGCATGGCGCCCCGCTGA
- a CDS encoding MaoC family dehydratase, giving the protein MAAAVDGRPVNGQPVNGQPVNGRPVIEQRGLYYDELAEGVVYRHRPGRTVGEADNTLFTTLTMNMQALHLDEAWSATQPFGQRLVNSLFTLSTLVGLSVAQLTQGTTVANLGFGAVRFPAPVFVGDTLYAETVVRSRRLSSSRPDTGVVEFEHTARNQDGVVVATATRSALMLLRPVDAGAATRDGVRSDVG; this is encoded by the coding sequence ATGGCCGCCGCGGTGGACGGCCGGCCCGTGAACGGCCAGCCCGTGAACGGCCAGCCCGTGAACGGCCGGCCCGTCATCGAGCAGCGCGGGCTCTACTACGACGAGCTGGCCGAGGGGGTCGTGTACCGGCACCGGCCGGGCCGCACGGTGGGCGAGGCCGACAACACCCTGTTCACGACGCTGACGATGAACATGCAGGCCCTGCACCTCGACGAGGCCTGGAGTGCGACGCAGCCGTTCGGGCAGCGGCTGGTCAACAGCCTGTTCACGTTGTCGACCCTGGTGGGGCTGTCGGTGGCACAGCTGACGCAGGGCACGACGGTGGCGAATCTCGGCTTCGGCGCGGTGCGCTTCCCCGCGCCGGTGTTCGTGGGCGACACCCTCTACGCGGAGACGGTCGTGCGCAGCCGGCGGCTGTCGAGCAGCCGGCCGGACACGGGCGTCGTCGAGTTCGAGCACACGGCGCGCAACCAGGACGGCGTCGTGGTCGCCACGGCGACCCGTTCGGCGCTGATGCTCCTGCGCCCCGTGGACGCGGGCGCGGCCACGCGGGACGGGGTGCGGTCGGATGTCGGCTGA
- a CDS encoding HpcH/HpaI aldolase/citrate lyase family protein, with protein sequence MSAESAGAAGSAGAAGSAGTAGSAGTAGLTGTTLLFCPADRPERFARAADSADLVILDLEDGVAPPARPAAREALVAALPTLDPARTVVRVSPAGTQDFAADLAALDGTGVRLVMLAKAESAAQVERLAGFAVIALCETARGVLAAPELAAAANVVGLMWGAEDLVAGLGGRSSRFDDGRYRDVARHARAAILLAAGAHGRQAIDAVYLDIADLDGLAAEARDAAASGFGLKACIHPKQVPVVRAAFAPSADEVAWARRVLAAAGEAGVGVFAFEGRMVDAPILRHAEHLLHAVESVAGR encoded by the coding sequence ATGTCGGCTGAGTCGGCGGGTGCGGCTGGATCGGCGGGTGCGGCTGGATCGGCGGGTACGGCTGGATCGGCGGGTACGGCGGGGCTCACCGGCACGACGCTGCTGTTCTGCCCCGCCGACCGTCCGGAGCGCTTCGCCCGGGCGGCGGACTCCGCGGACCTCGTCATCCTCGACCTGGAGGACGGCGTGGCGCCCCCGGCGCGGCCCGCGGCCCGGGAGGCGTTGGTGGCCGCCCTGCCAACCCTCGACCCGGCCCGCACCGTCGTACGGGTCAGCCCGGCCGGCACCCAGGACTTCGCCGCGGACCTCGCGGCCCTGGACGGGACGGGCGTGCGCCTGGTCATGCTGGCGAAGGCGGAGTCGGCGGCGCAGGTCGAGCGGCTCGCCGGCTTCGCGGTCATCGCGCTGTGCGAGACGGCCCGCGGGGTGCTCGCGGCGCCGGAGCTGGCCGCGGCGGCGAACGTCGTCGGCCTGATGTGGGGCGCGGAGGACCTCGTCGCCGGGCTGGGCGGCCGGTCGAGCCGCTTCGACGACGGGCGCTACCGCGACGTCGCCCGCCACGCCCGCGCGGCCATCCTGCTCGCCGCCGGTGCGCATGGGCGCCAGGCGATCGACGCCGTCTATCTGGACATCGCCGATCTGGACGGGCTGGCCGCCGAGGCGCGCGACGCCGCGGCCAGCGGCTTCGGTCTCAAGGCCTGCATCCACCCGAAGCAGGTCCCGGTGGTCCGGGCGGCCTTCGCGCCGTCGGCGGACGAGGTGGCCTGGGCGCGGCGCGTGCTGGCGGCGGCGGGCGAGGCGGGCGTGGGCGTGTTCGCCTTCGAGGGCCGGATGGTCGACGCGCCGATCCTGCGCCATGCCGAGCACCTGCTGCATGCCGTGGAGAGCGTCGCGGGGCGGTAG
- a CDS encoding alpha/beta fold hydrolase gives MSGTSTAGPGAPSHPAESHAHVRGAELAYTDAGAGPLTVYAHGLTQSRASEAASGLFDWAPVVAAGRRLVRYDARGHGRSTGDPVPAQYTYSQLAEDLLALLDQLAGPAPVAGIGSSMGTATLLHAAVAAPGRFDRLVLTAPPTAWATRPAQADLYRRGADLVETRGPALFAELAAGAPVPPVFADVPGYPPAPDVSEKLFPSVLRGAADSDLPAEQALATIDIPVLILPWAGDPGHPVSTAERLAALIDGAQLQVAETGAQLASWGALAADFLGSGRGAGRGAGSA, from the coding sequence ATGAGTGGAACCAGCACCGCGGGGCCGGGCGCCCCCTCCCACCCGGCGGAGAGCCACGCGCACGTCCGGGGCGCCGAGCTCGCCTACACCGACGCCGGCGCGGGCCCCCTCACCGTCTACGCCCACGGCCTCACCCAGAGCCGCGCGTCGGAGGCCGCGTCGGGCCTGTTCGACTGGGCACCCGTCGTCGCCGCGGGCCGGCGCCTGGTGCGCTACGACGCCCGGGGCCACGGGCGGTCCACCGGCGACCCGGTCCCGGCGCAGTACACCTACTCGCAGCTCGCCGAGGACCTGCTCGCGCTGCTCGACCAGCTCGCCGGGCCCGCGCCGGTGGCCGGGATCGGCTCGTCGATGGGCACCGCCACGCTGCTGCACGCCGCCGTGGCCGCGCCGGGCCGCTTCGACCGGCTGGTGCTGACCGCACCGCCGACCGCCTGGGCGACCCGGCCAGCCCAGGCCGACCTGTACCGGCGGGGCGCCGACCTCGTGGAGACGCGCGGCCCGGCGCTGTTCGCCGAGCTCGCCGCCGGCGCGCCCGTACCCCCGGTCTTCGCCGACGTGCCCGGCTATCCGCCGGCACCCGACGTCAGCGAGAAGCTCTTCCCGTCGGTCCTGCGCGGCGCCGCCGACTCCGACCTGCCCGCCGAGCAGGCCCTGGCCACCATCGACATTCCCGTCCTGATCCTGCCCTGGGCCGGCGACCCGGGCCATCCCGTCTCCACCGCCGAGCGGCTCGCCGCCCTCATCGACGGCGCCCAGCTCCAGGTCGCCGAGACCGGCGCGCAGCTGGCGAGCTGGGGCGCCCTGGCCGCGGACTTCCTCGGCTCGGGCAGGGGCGCGGGCAGGGGCGCGGGCAGCGCCTGA
- the lhgO gene encoding L-2-hydroxyglutarate oxidase gives MSVSEDRGGRATFGVVGGGIIGLAVARELALRHPGAEVVVVEKESRLAAHQTGHNSGVIHAGLYYQPGSLKATLCLRGGALLREFSQQHGIGFQELGKLVVATNDAELEQLAVIEDRARRNRVPDLVRLDRAGMAEIEPHITGIAALHSPHTAIIDYGAVCEALAADLTARGGRVLLSSPVTAIRDQGDRVAVTAGGRILHVDRLVACGGLSSDALAAMVGDPGDVRIIPFRGEYYHLRAGLRDRVRGLVYPVPDPRYPFLGVHLTRDLTGGVHVGPNAVLALALEGYRWRDVNPRDLARVLAWPGMRRLAREHWRNGLAEMAGSLSRRRFAAAVRRYLPQVRAGDLTRAPAGVRAQAVRRSGELVDDFVIRTSGRVTVVRNAPSPAATSSLAIAEHIVGELAVTGGARP, from the coding sequence ATGAGCGTGTCGGAGGATCGCGGCGGGCGGGCGACGTTCGGGGTCGTGGGGGGCGGCATCATCGGGCTGGCCGTGGCCCGCGAGCTCGCGCTGCGTCACCCCGGCGCCGAGGTCGTCGTCGTCGAGAAGGAGTCGCGCCTCGCGGCCCACCAGACCGGGCACAACAGCGGGGTCATCCACGCCGGGCTGTACTACCAGCCCGGCTCCCTCAAGGCGACGCTGTGCCTGCGCGGCGGCGCGCTGCTGCGGGAGTTCAGCCAGCAGCACGGCATCGGCTTCCAGGAGCTCGGCAAGCTCGTCGTGGCCACGAACGACGCCGAGCTCGAGCAGCTGGCCGTCATCGAGGACCGCGCCCGGCGCAACCGGGTACCCGACCTGGTCCGCCTCGACCGGGCCGGGATGGCCGAGATCGAGCCGCACATCACCGGGATCGCCGCACTGCACTCCCCGCACACGGCGATCATCGACTACGGGGCGGTGTGCGAGGCACTGGCGGCGGACCTCACCGCACGGGGCGGTCGGGTGCTGCTGTCCAGCCCCGTCACCGCCATCCGGGACCAGGGCGATCGGGTCGCCGTCACCGCCGGCGGGCGCATCCTGCACGTCGACCGGCTCGTCGCGTGCGGCGGGCTGTCCAGCGACGCCCTGGCCGCGATGGTCGGCGACCCGGGCGACGTGCGGATCATCCCGTTCCGCGGCGAGTACTACCACCTGCGCGCCGGGCTGCGCGACCGGGTGCGCGGCCTGGTCTACCCGGTGCCGGACCCGCGCTACCCGTTCCTCGGGGTGCACCTGACCCGCGACCTGACCGGCGGCGTCCACGTCGGCCCGAACGCCGTGCTCGCCCTCGCCCTGGAGGGCTACCGCTGGCGCGACGTCAACCCGCGCGACCTCGCCCGGGTCCTGGCCTGGCCGGGGATGCGCCGGCTGGCCCGCGAGCACTGGCGCAACGGCCTGGCGGAGATGGCCGGCTCGCTGTCCCGGCGCCGCTTCGCCGCCGCGGTGCGCCGCTACCTGCCGCAGGTGCGGGCCGGCGACCTCACCCGGGCGCCGGCGGGCGTGCGGGCGCAGGCCGTGCGTCGCTCGGGCGAGCTCGTCGACGACTTCGTGATCCGCACCAGCGGGCGGGTCACGGTGGTGCGCAACGCCCCGTCCCCGGCCGCCACGTCGTCGCTGGCGATCGCCGAGCACATCGTCGGCGAGCTCGCCGTCACCGGAGGCGCCCGCCCCTGA
- a CDS encoding SDR family NAD(P)-dependent oxidoreductase has translation MTGALAGRTVLVTGAGRGLGRAMALGVAQAGATVVAVARTAGELAETAALAEPGRVHVLPWDLAAPDTADDLVAGAQRLAGPLHGVVHAAGIQHRAPAADFPADAWARILTVNLSAPFFLSTAVHRAQAARGESGSHVFIGSLASSIGLRNVAAYAASKAGVLGVVRTLAVEWAASGARVNCVAPGYIRTALTEDLFADAERAAWVAGRIPMGRLGEPADLAGAVVFLLAEASAYITGQLINVDGGWLAG, from the coding sequence GTGACGGGGGCGCTGGCGGGACGCACGGTGCTGGTCACCGGCGCCGGGCGGGGCCTGGGGCGGGCCATGGCGCTGGGCGTCGCGCAGGCCGGTGCCACGGTCGTCGCAGTGGCCCGCACGGCGGGTGAACTCGCCGAGACGGCGGCGTTGGCCGAGCCCGGCCGCGTCCACGTGCTGCCCTGGGACCTCGCCGCGCCCGACACCGCCGACGACCTCGTCGCCGGCGCGCAACGGCTGGCCGGACCGCTGCACGGCGTCGTGCACGCCGCCGGGATCCAGCACCGGGCGCCGGCGGCGGACTTTCCCGCCGACGCCTGGGCGCGCATCCTGACGGTCAACCTGAGCGCACCGTTCTTCCTGAGCACCGCGGTGCACCGGGCGCAGGCGGCCCGGGGCGAGTCCGGCAGCCACGTGTTCATCGGGTCGTTGGCGAGCTCGATCGGGCTGCGCAATGTCGCCGCCTACGCCGCCAGCAAGGCCGGCGTCCTCGGCGTCGTGCGCACGCTCGCGGTGGAGTGGGCGGCGAGCGGCGCCCGGGTGAACTGCGTGGCCCCCGGCTACATCCGCACCGCGCTGACCGAGGACCTGTTCGCCGACGCCGAGCGCGCCGCCTGGGTCGCCGGACGCATCCCCATGGGCCGCCTCGGCGAACCCGCGGACCTCGCCGGTGCCGTCGTGTTCCTGCTCGCCGAGGCGTCGGCGTACATCACCGGACAACTGATCAACGTCGACGGAGGGTGGCTCGCCGGATGA
- a CDS encoding aldehyde dehydrogenase family protein — protein MTTTSDRPVLVAGAWDAGAHDTWIPVLDPADLRRVVARVPALDAADIARTYDAAEAGARSWRAAGPLERGAVLLRAAGLLRERAADIARDLVLEMGKTLAEATGEVGKAADFFEYYGSMARAPHGYELPDGRPNTSIAVRYEPVGIVLAITPWNDPLLTPARKLAPALGAGNAVVLKPATDTPLVSLHLAHALLDAGLPANVLSVVTGRGRDISGPLLADRRLAAVTFTGSNEVGLAIMRTVAGRNLRVQTEMGGKNATAVLADADLDLAADTIAAAAFAQAGQRCTATSRLVVDGAVRDDLLAALGRRVAALRLGPGLDAGTTMGPVVNTSQRDSVLDHVARARAEGATLLAGGGTPADDGLRHGCFVEPTILGDVTPAMSIWRDEVFGPVLAVRTVDGFDEAVDAVNDSVYGLSASLFTRDLGAAHLFLDRADAGQVAVNLPTSGWDVHHPFGGFRESGSPFKEQGLEALHFYRRAKTTAIRFR, from the coding sequence GTGACCACCACAAGCGATCGTCCCGTCCTCGTCGCCGGCGCCTGGGACGCCGGCGCGCACGACACCTGGATCCCCGTACTCGACCCCGCGGACCTGCGCCGCGTCGTCGCCCGGGTGCCCGCCCTGGACGCCGCCGACATCGCCCGCACCTACGACGCCGCCGAGGCCGGCGCCCGCTCCTGGCGCGCCGCCGGGCCCCTCGAGCGCGGCGCGGTGCTGCTGCGCGCCGCCGGCCTGCTGCGCGAACGCGCCGCCGACATCGCCCGCGACCTCGTCCTGGAGATGGGCAAGACCCTCGCCGAGGCCACCGGCGAGGTGGGAAAGGCCGCCGACTTCTTCGAGTACTACGGCAGTATGGCCCGCGCGCCCCACGGCTACGAGTTGCCCGACGGCCGGCCGAACACCAGCATCGCCGTGCGCTACGAACCCGTCGGGATCGTGCTGGCCATCACGCCGTGGAACGACCCGCTGCTGACCCCGGCCCGCAAGCTCGCCCCGGCGCTCGGCGCCGGCAACGCGGTGGTGCTCAAGCCCGCCACCGACACCCCGCTGGTCAGCCTGCACCTCGCCCACGCGCTGCTCGACGCCGGGCTGCCCGCGAACGTGCTGTCCGTGGTGACCGGCCGCGGCCGCGACATCTCCGGCCCCCTGCTGGCCGACCGCCGCCTCGCCGCGGTCACCTTCACCGGCAGCAACGAGGTCGGGCTGGCCATCATGCGCACCGTCGCCGGGCGCAACCTGCGGGTCCAGACCGAGATGGGCGGGAAGAACGCCACCGCGGTGCTCGCCGACGCCGACCTCGACCTCGCCGCCGACACGATCGCCGCCGCCGCCTTCGCCCAGGCCGGGCAGCGCTGCACCGCGACGAGCCGGCTCGTCGTCGACGGCGCGGTCCGCGACGACCTGCTAGCGGCGCTGGGCCGCCGCGTCGCCGCGCTGCGGCTGGGCCCCGGCCTCGACGCGGGCACCACCATGGGCCCGGTGGTGAACACCTCGCAGCGCGACTCGGTGCTCGACCACGTCGCGCGGGCCCGCGCCGAGGGCGCGACGCTGCTCGCCGGCGGCGGCACCCCGGCGGACGACGGGCTGCGCCACGGCTGCTTCGTCGAACCCACGATCCTCGGCGACGTCACGCCGGCGATGTCGATCTGGCGCGACGAGGTCTTCGGCCCCGTCCTCGCGGTGCGCACCGTCGACGGCTTCGACGAGGCCGTCGACGCGGTCAACGACTCGGTCTACGGCCTGTCGGCGTCGCTGTTCACCCGGGACCTGGGCGCGGCCCACCTGTTCCTCGACCGGGCCGACGCCGGCCAGGTCGCGGTGAACCTGCCCACCTCCGGCTGGGACGTGCACCATCCCTTCGGCGGCTTCCGCGAGTCCGGCTCGCCGTTCAAGGAGCAGGGCCTCGAGGCGCTGCACTTCTACCGCCGGGCCAAGACCACGGCCATCCGGTTCCGGTGA